The Micromonospora sediminicola genome contains a region encoding:
- a CDS encoding DUF998 domain-containing protein, with protein sequence MRAVPSWAVAVAAAAPAMLVTGWTVAGARQPPDYDPVRDTISELAGEGATDPWLMGGVLVLLGVAYVATAAVLHAAGLASRFLLALGGTATVGLLAFPRPEVGGSPAHGVVATVAVLALSLWPAGSALRLPRAVRREVAASPTGTPPWAFRRPVALTVTAVLLVLFGWFVMEVTGGSRTGLAERVAALAVALWPLAAVLSARRAATTSAPAPVPPGRPGAGG encoded by the coding sequence GTGCGTGCCGTACCGAGCTGGGCCGTGGCCGTCGCGGCGGCCGCGCCCGCGATGCTGGTGACGGGATGGACGGTCGCCGGCGCCCGCCAGCCCCCGGATTACGACCCGGTGCGGGACACGATCAGCGAGCTGGCCGGCGAGGGGGCGACCGACCCCTGGCTGATGGGGGGCGTCCTGGTGCTGCTCGGCGTCGCCTACGTCGCCACCGCCGCGGTGCTGCACGCCGCCGGGCTGGCCAGTCGGTTCCTGCTCGCGCTCGGCGGCACGGCCACCGTCGGGTTGCTCGCGTTCCCCCGCCCCGAGGTGGGCGGCTCGCCGGCGCACGGTGTGGTGGCCACGGTCGCGGTGCTCGCGCTGTCGCTCTGGCCCGCCGGCTCGGCCCTGCGCCTGCCGCGCGCCGTGCGCCGGGAGGTGGCCGCCTCGCCCACCGGCACGCCCCCGTGGGCGTTCCGCCGGCCGGTGGCGCTGACCGTGACCGCGGTCCTGCTGGTGCTGTTCGGCTGGTTCGTGATGGAGGTGACCGGCGGCTCGCGGACCGGGCTGGCCGAGCGGGTGGCGGCCCTGGCCGTCGCGCTCTGGCCGCTGGCCGCGGTCCTGTCGGCCCGCCGGGCGGCCACGACATCCGCCCCCGCGCCGGTCCCTCCGGGTCGGCCGGGAGCAGGTGGTTGA